Part of the Anabrus simplex isolate iqAnaSimp1 chromosome 4, ASM4041472v1, whole genome shotgun sequence genome is shown below.
ACCTGGTTCTCCGAATTGAGTAACTTCAGCTGGTCGTTGATGAGGCTGTACTTGGCTGATTCCTCCTTCCGAAGGGCTCGTTCCTTCTTCAACTCTGGACTCCAGAAAGTTTTTATACTGTGCATACTTGAGCCTAGTTTCTGGTTGGTCAACTCAAGTTCTCTTTTGAAGTTAGCTAATTCTCGCTGAAGATCGTTGTTCTGCGCTTGAAGCTCGTTGATGTATCCTCCTCCAGGGTCCCTAGGGTCCCTGCCCCCAGAGGACATCATATGCGGGTTAGGGGACTGTCGGGCAGACCTGCTTCCTCCTCCATATAACTCATCCTCCAGGTAATGTCCTCGTTCCAGAGAACGGTCCCTCACCGCACTGCGGTCCAGGGATCGTTCTCGAGGTTCCCGGATGGGCATGAACTCCCGTTCATGACCGAGTGTGTCACCTGCCCGATCCAGAGACTGATAACGACTAGGGTTACTGCTCCCCATAGCTGGGCGACTAGCACTTCTGGAACGATGGTGTCCACCCCCTGGTCCCACAGACCTTCCGCGGTCGTCCATCATGATTGGGCTGCCTAGATCGTCCTCACGAGAGTAATAGGGAGAGCCGAGGTGCTGTTGACCGCCGTAAGAAGAGGAGTAGCCATGCTCTGGAGAAGTATTGCCGGATCGCGATGGTCGGCCACTTTTACTGCGGCCTATAGGACTACccctactaccaccaccaccactagagtGTTGCGGATAACTGCGTGAGGGTGAACGATCCACAGTGGGCAATTCGCCCACTCTACGAGCACTGCGGGGGGAACGATCTCCACCGGAACTGCTCAAATTGGAGGGGCCGTACGGATCCCGCGACATCTTCCCTTAGACTCATCCAGCACTACCTTCGTCTCATCACCTCCACCGCCAGCTGGGTAGTTCTGTTGATGTCCAAGGCGCTCCAACAGCATCATATAACAGCCGATACACTCACGGAGCTACAAAACTGGCTCACCTAATTCTAATTATTAAAAACTCCCCCCTCATTGActtgaaaatacttgaaaaaaatataatttaatacaATTCTATCACTGGTTTTGTACTGTACTATACCCCGTATGATGTAACATAGCGGGGTAGCGAACACTGTACCACTTGCActcacagaacagaacagaacagaacaaccTTCACCACACCGCGCAGTTCAGACTCGCCAGTTGTGTCTGCTTGCCTCGCCAGCCCCTCTGCTCACAGCAGCTGATCAATGAAGGCTCAGGCCTCCCTAGTACTCCAACTGCGCGCTCGCTCTGCTCCGCTTTTAACGGCGCTTTATTTTAGCTGACATGTGGCCTGCGCATCGACCAATTCTCCGACACATTCATAAATAAAGCACCATTTAATACAAACCCTTCCTCATTATCTTTTATAAACATGTTCCATTCATTCTATTTACTAGTGATTTTAGTATCATTAAAAACTTGCTGCACTCATAATATCCATTCTGCGAAAACAATAGCCAGTATGGACGTTATTGTTTGCGGGCATTCTGAAAGTATCCCAGTGGAATCATATTAACAGAGATTACACTACACGCCTGATAACCACCCGTAATACTACAGCAGAGAAATGGGAAGAGCGCGATTCGATTTCCGGCAAAACCATTCTATCCTTTATGACGCTAGTTGAATGCTCTGCCGACAGGCCGCACTACTAGTGTGCGAGtgattgtgctgccatctcttaGGCCGTTCAAGAACACTTTGAACTGTTTTATCTTCATGGATGTGGAGTAATAGGTGCTATCTGCTTCCCCGTATTTATTTTAGAGCCTGCATTTTCTGAGGTTTAATGAAGTTTCTATCATATAAATATTGCAGAACTTCAAGGTGTCCTTTGCCACTTTACGACAGAGCACCAAATTGAGCATTGCATTTACCATGCGTCTCATTTGACTTGAATGATCCCATTTGCTCTCCTTAAATCGTGGTTTCTAGCAACTGCTGGAGACTACGGTATTGTTTTCAGACTTCTGTAGTTATTCCAGGTTTAATACCTCACGTGAAATAAATTACGTGCTGAAGCTGTGCTGTTCGTTTACTGGTAACTTTGAATATTAACGCAGCTTGGAATATTAATGTTGTTAGTCATTCCTCGCAACAATAAGTGCTGTGTTGCTGTTTCTCCTGAATTTCGTTTCGAACCACTTTGGTAGGGTTGACGGAAAGGTCACGCTACTCTATTGTAATTCCATGGTAAGATTCTGTATGACTCATTCCAAATGTTCTCTCTGTAATACATACGCAGTACAGAGCTGCAGTAATTGATAATGAGTtgattgtcaaaacatattactaTAAGTTCAGGAACTTAATTAGCACGGTGGCTTGGCTCCTGAATTCCATGAccactaggctgagtggctcagataataGAGCACTAGCTTTGTGAGTCAATGTTACGGGATTGAttcctgctcagtccggtgatagTAATAGTAATTGGTGTGgggtataaatatattattattattattattattattattattattattattattattattattattattattattattattattcgactcattagctgaatggccagcgctgaggccttcatatcagagggtcccgggttcgatttccggccgggtcggggattttaatcgcatctgattaattcttctgacttggggactgggtgtttgtttttgtcccagcacgttcctcttcacattcagacaatgcactacattaccaacaaccacagaaacacgcaatagtaattatatccctccatataaggttggcatcaggaagggcaaccggtcgtaaaacagggccagatccacatgtgcgacacagttcgcacccgtgaccccagaGATGCGAGAAAAAACGgtagtaggattattattattattagtagtagtagtagtagtagtgttagtAGTAGTTTTTGTATTATTTATTGTAACTTGCCACACGTAGGTCTTCACAAGGTTTTCCTTAAGCTAAGGGACGTTGTGTGCTGACATATTAGACACTGTTTTTCTCTAAATGCCTGTTTAGCCATAGACAAACGACTCCgaatttcatccccctgtgggtgggggttgtagaataacacccacggtaacccctgcctgtcgtaagaggcgactaaaagggtcccaagggctctgaactttggagcatgggttgatgaccacggggcccttagctgagtcctggcattgcttccacttacttgttcagggtctttactttcatctatcctatccgacctatcttggtGACCTCTTTGTTATTTTCagatcctgacggtattaggttcccgagggctagggagtctttcattttcacgccgttcgtggcccttgtctttctttggccgataacttcatttttcgaagtgtcggatcccttccattttttctctctgattagcgttatatagaggatggttgtacttcaccttaaaacagtaatcaccaccaccactccgaaTTTCAGTCTCACACCGATGAACTTCCCTCAGTATTATTTTGTTCGAGGTATCTGAACTGATTTACTTGTTGAACTTCTTCTCTATTTATAGTAACagcccgatgacctagctgttaggcccctttaaactacaaacaAAAACATTTATGGCAATACAGTACGGAGTATCGGCGTGTGTCGAGGCTTATTTATCAAAACAATTTCATCTCTTTGAAGTTgatttgtgaatcaatttctgtgACATCTTTCAGGCACTGTAACGATTTTGTTTGTTTGAACTTCCTGCCAGCAAAGCCAGATCATCGGCAAATTTAATGTTATGATTTTCTTAAAGCACTGAATCAGTATCTACTCGGCAGAGGCATTGTTCAGTTCT
Proteins encoded:
- the LOC136872642 gene encoding ERC protein 2 translates to MSRDPYGPSNLSSSGGDRSPRSARRVGELPTVDRSPSRSYPQHSSGGGGSRGSPIGRSKSGRPSRSGNTSPEHGYSSSYGGQQHLGSPYYSREDDLGSPIMMDDRGRSVGPGGGHHRSRSASRPAMGSSNPSRYQSLDRAGDTLGHEREFMPIREPRERSLDRSAVRDRSLERGHYLEDELYGGGSRSARQSPNPHMMSSGGRDPRDPGGGYINELQAQNNDLQRELANFKRELELTNQKLGSSMHSIKTFWSPELKKERALRKEESAKYSLINDQLKLLNSENQGLILREWSHTNTLGS